The proteins below come from a single Streptomyces tubercidicus genomic window:
- a CDS encoding AAA family ATPase, translating to MNPEPTADWRLFQGDGTQRRVTLPQAPPWRRFGGSRRGAPGPLPYLIAPEHADVVNAALHLRRPLLVTGPAGTGKSSLARAVAHELDLGEVLRWPVNSRANVQDALYRYDAIGRLRETTLSRDRGEAEPSIGSFVRLGPLGTALVPGPRPRVLLVDELDKGDVDLPNDLLTVFEEGVFEIPELARLPEAQSVIQVLVADSQDPVTVERGKVLCTEFPVVVITSNGERDFPPAFLRRCIRLDLPTPDEERLRAIVAAHLGDGALVGVEDLLRSFLQRRGPGELATDQLLNAVFLRVGGVDLDADGLLDAVLHQLGGTV from the coding sequence ATGAACCCCGAACCCACCGCCGACTGGCGGCTGTTCCAGGGCGACGGCACCCAGCGCCGGGTCACCCTGCCGCAGGCCCCGCCCTGGCGCAGGTTCGGCGGCTCCCGTCGCGGCGCCCCCGGCCCCCTGCCGTATCTGATCGCCCCGGAGCACGCCGATGTGGTCAATGCCGCGCTCCATCTGCGCCGGCCGCTCCTGGTCACCGGTCCGGCCGGCACCGGCAAGTCGTCGCTGGCCAGGGCGGTCGCCCATGAGCTCGACCTGGGTGAGGTGCTGCGCTGGCCGGTGAACAGCCGGGCCAATGTGCAGGACGCCCTGTACCGCTACGACGCCATCGGGCGGCTGCGGGAGACCACGCTCAGCCGTGACCGCGGAGAGGCCGAGCCGTCCATCGGGAGCTTTGTCCGCCTCGGTCCGCTGGGCACGGCGCTGGTGCCGGGCCCCCGGCCGCGGGTGCTGCTCGTCGATGAGCTCGACAAGGGGGACGTCGATCTGCCCAATGATCTGCTGACCGTTTTCGAGGAGGGCGTCTTCGAGATTCCGGAGCTGGCCAGGCTGCCCGAGGCGCAGTCGGTGATCCAGGTCCTGGTGGCCGACTCCCAGGATCCGGTCACGGTGGAGCGGGGCAAGGTCCTGTGCACCGAATTCCCGGTGGTGGTGATCACGAGCAACGGGGAGCGGGATTTCCCGCCGGCGTTCCTGCGCCGCTGTATCCGGCTGGATCTGCCCACCCCCGACGAGGAGCGGCTCCGGGCCATCGTGGCGGCTCATCTCGGTGACGGCGCGCTGGTCGGCGTCGAGGATCTGCTCAGGTCGTTCCTGCAGCGCCGCGGTCCGGGCGAACTCGCCACCGACCAGCTGCTCAACGCCGTCTTCCTGCGCGTCGGCGGCGTCGATCTGGACGCCGACGGGCTGCTGGACGCCGTGCTGCATCAACTCGGCGGGACCGTCTGA